One genomic segment of Trueperaceae bacterium includes these proteins:
- a CDS encoding DsrE family protein: MRLLVQVLADVETHGDLGRVVNAMEVVKEAKQAGDDVVLSFDGAGTRWVGTLDDPEHPRHALWADVKDRVAGACSYCATAFGASEAIEGAGVALVDAFEGHPSVRGYLADGYRVLTY, from the coding sequence ATGAGACTGTTGGTGCAGGTGTTGGCCGACGTGGAGACGCACGGCGATCTCGGTCGCGTCGTCAACGCGATGGAGGTCGTCAAGGAGGCGAAGCAGGCGGGGGACGACGTCGTCCTGTCGTTCGACGGGGCGGGGACCCGGTGGGTGGGGACGTTGGACGACCCGGAGCACCCGCGGCACGCCCTGTGGGCGGACGTGAAGGACCGCGTCGCGGGTGCGTGCAGCTACTGCGCGACGGCGTTCGGAGCGAGCGAAGCGATCGAAGGGGCCGGCGTAGCGCTGGTGGACGCGTTCGAGGGACACCCCAGCGTGCGCGGGTACCTCGCGGACGGCTACCGGGTGCTCACGTACTGA
- a CDS encoding flavodoxin family protein: MTNASPAPSTPDAPLRALYVNGTLKPSPERSHTQGLMDRSIAILERLGVEVDVLRAVDHELAPGVQPDMRAHGQTHDAWPDLWPRVARADILVLGTPIWLGERSSVISRVIERLYAMSGQVNDRGQYVYYGKVGGVIVTGNEDGVKHCAMGMLYALQHLGFVVPPQADAGWIGEVGPGASYLDPGSGGPENDFTNRNTTFASYNLVHVARMLKRAGGLPAEGNVRSAWDAGERPPAYAPDDAGGA; encoded by the coding sequence ATGACCAATGCATCCCCCGCCCCTTCGACCCCCGACGCGCCCCTCCGCGCGCTGTACGTCAACGGCACCCTCAAACCGTCGCCGGAACGCTCCCACACGCAAGGGTTGATGGATCGCTCGATCGCGATCCTGGAGCGCCTCGGGGTCGAGGTCGACGTCCTGCGCGCCGTCGATCACGAGCTGGCGCCGGGGGTGCAGCCCGACATGCGGGCGCACGGCCAGACGCACGACGCGTGGCCGGACCTGTGGCCCCGGGTCGCGCGCGCCGACATCCTGGTGCTCGGGACCCCCATCTGGCTGGGGGAACGCTCGTCGGTAATCAGCCGCGTCATCGAGCGCCTCTACGCCATGTCGGGCCAGGTCAACGACCGCGGGCAGTACGTGTACTACGGCAAGGTCGGCGGCGTGATCGTGACCGGCAACGAGGACGGCGTGAAGCACTGCGCCATGGGCATGCTCTACGCGCTGCAGCACCTCGGGTTCGTCGTCCCGCCGCAAGCGGACGCCGGGTGGATCGGGGAGGTCGGCCCCGGCGCCTCCTACCTCGACCCCGGCTCCGGCGGACCGGAGAACGACTTCACGAACCGCAACACGACGTTCGCGTCGTACAACCTCGTGCACGTCGCGCGGATGCTGAAACGCGCCGGGGGCCTCCCCGCGGAGGGCAACGTGCGGAGCGCGTGGGATGCGGGCGAGCGCCCCCCGGCCTACGCCCCCGACGACGCGGGCGGTGCCTGA
- a CDS encoding Crp/Fnr family transcriptional regulator — protein MERRPDAWILRDSGFLDRLRDDERAAFRRICPDRTFAPGDVIFREGDAADAMHVVARGRVKLVRTTPDGGERILGVVGPDDLIGEAFVGDGARYRLDAVAATDVVTCPMSREQYRRLAREAPRFVESFTEMLTENLFRCRDRLTEGHGPIRARVAAVLIDHARRFGDDRADRPGWVDVDVALGHEEIAAMVGATRVSVSTAIADLRRAGRLDGTRGRYALDVGGLTRVVEGDDAEG, from the coding sequence ATGGAGCGACGTCCCGACGCCTGGATCCTGCGCGACAGCGGGTTCCTCGACCGGTTGCGCGACGACGAGCGGGCCGCCTTCCGGCGCATCTGTCCCGACCGCACCTTCGCGCCGGGCGACGTGATCTTTCGCGAGGGGGACGCCGCGGACGCCATGCACGTCGTCGCTCGGGGGCGGGTGAAGCTCGTGCGCACCACGCCCGACGGCGGCGAGCGGATCCTCGGGGTGGTCGGTCCCGACGACCTGATCGGGGAGGCGTTCGTCGGGGACGGCGCCCGCTACCGCTTGGACGCCGTGGCCGCCACCGACGTCGTGACGTGCCCCATGTCGCGCGAGCAGTACCGGCGCCTGGCGCGCGAAGCGCCCCGCTTCGTCGAGTCGTTCACGGAGATGCTCACCGAGAACCTCTTCCGGTGTCGCGACCGACTCACCGAGGGGCACGGCCCCATCCGTGCACGGGTCGCGGCGGTCCTGATCGATCACGCGCGACGCTTCGGGGACGACCGTGCGGACCGTCCCGGATGGGTCGACGTCGACGTCGCTCTCGGACACGAAGAGATCGCCGCGATGGTCGGAGCGACCCGCGTGTCGGTGTCGACCGCGATCGCGGACCTGCGCCGCGCCGGCCGACTGGACGGCACGCGCGGCCGCTACGCCCTGGACGTCGGGGGCCTCACGCGCGTCGTCGAGGGGGACGACGCGGAGGGGTAG
- the trmH gene encoding tRNA (guanosine(18)-2'-O)-methyltransferase TrmH: MPTAERAARVFEVLRRRQTDLTVVAEDVYKPHNLSAMLRSCDAVGIPEVHAVRPTGGVPTYDATSASAHRWVDLRVHGDLASALAVLRGRGMQILAAHFSDAAVDYRDVDYVRPTAVVFGNERSGVSEAAAAQADAHVVIPMLGMVPSLNVSVATAVVAFEAQRQRRAAGAYDRPAMPARARNDQAYAWLYPADAAVKREAGAAYPWLEADGAVRTVDGPPDWAVEDGADDGATDGGVGT; the protein is encoded by the coding sequence ATGCCGACCGCCGAACGCGCCGCCCGGGTCTTCGAGGTCCTGCGCCGCCGCCAGACCGACCTCACCGTCGTCGCGGAGGACGTCTACAAACCGCACAACCTGTCCGCGATGCTGCGCAGTTGCGACGCGGTCGGGATCCCCGAGGTGCACGCCGTCCGCCCGACCGGCGGCGTCCCGACGTACGACGCGACGAGCGCGTCGGCGCACCGGTGGGTGGACCTCCGCGTGCACGGCGACCTGGCGTCCGCCCTGGCGGTCCTGCGGGGGCGCGGCATGCAGATCCTCGCCGCGCACTTCTCCGACGCGGCGGTCGACTACCGCGACGTGGACTACGTCCGCCCGACCGCGGTCGTGTTCGGCAACGAACGCTCCGGCGTGAGCGAAGCGGCCGCAGCGCAGGCCGACGCGCACGTCGTCATCCCGATGCTGGGGATGGTGCCGTCGCTGAACGTCTCGGTCGCGACGGCGGTCGTGGCGTTCGAGGCGCAACGCCAACGCCGCGCGGCGGGGGCGTACGACCGGCCGGCGATGCCGGCGCGGGCGCGCAACGACCAGGCGTACGCCTGGCTCTACCCCGCCGACGCCGCGGTGAAGCGCGAGGCGGGCGCGGCGTACCCCTGGCTGGAGGCGGACGGCGCCGTCCGGACGGTGGACGGCCCGCCCGACTGGGCGGTGGAGGACGGCGCGGACGACGGGGCGACCGACGGTGGGGTCGGAACTTAG
- the lipB gene encoding lipoyl(octanoyl) transferase LipB: protein MSEGTAPFEIRDLGRLGYREAWDAQREVHAAVVAGDAPPTLLWVEHDRVLTFGRRGGRDHLLEDEAALRARGFDLVDVDRGGDVTYHGPGQLVGYPILPVGRRVRDYLRALEGAVQDLLQAEGVASEGSPGYAGVWVGNAKVCAIGVAVQRRVSLHGFALNVATDLRDFETIVPCGLHGTSVTSLERLLGRTVTLEAAKAALAPRLATRLAGLLPPPNRDAADIAAPTGVGRLAT, encoded by the coding sequence GTGAGCGAGGGAACCGCACCGTTCGAGATCCGCGACCTGGGTCGCCTCGGGTACCGCGAGGCGTGGGACGCCCAACGCGAGGTGCACGCCGCCGTCGTCGCGGGCGACGCGCCCCCCACGCTGTTGTGGGTGGAGCACGACCGGGTGCTGACGTTCGGGCGGCGCGGGGGGCGCGACCACCTGCTCGAGGACGAAGCGGCGTTGCGGGCGCGCGGCTTCGACCTCGTCGACGTCGATCGCGGGGGGGACGTGACGTACCACGGGCCCGGCCAGCTGGTGGGCTACCCGATCCTGCCGGTCGGGCGGCGGGTGCGGGACTACCTGCGGGCGCTCGAGGGCGCGGTGCAGGACCTCCTCCAAGCGGAGGGCGTCGCGTCGGAGGGCAGCCCCGGGTACGCCGGCGTGTGGGTCGGGAACGCGAAGGTGTGCGCGATCGGGGTGGCGGTCCAGCGTCGCGTGAGCCTGCACGGGTTCGCGCTGAACGTCGCGACGGACCTCCGCGATTTCGAAACGATCGTGCCGTGCGGCCTGCACGGCACGTCGGTCACCAGCCTCGAGCGGTTGCTGGGGCGGACGGTGACGCTGGAGGCGGCGAAGGCGGCCCTCGCGCCGCGCCTCGCGACGCGGTTGGCGGGCCTCCTCCCGCCCCCGAATCGGGACGCAGCCGACATCGCCGCGCCGACCGGCGTTGGTAGGCTCGCGACGTGA